The sequence below is a genomic window from Uranotaenia lowii strain MFRU-FL chromosome 2, ASM2978415v1, whole genome shotgun sequence.
GATGGACGATTTCGAAACctttttcatcataaaatttatctagatttaaataaaatctgcTATGCAACTTATAAAAATGTTATTCTTTACAGAacatttcgacaattttattgaaatttcgtattcatgaaagttttttaactttatttgagaggtttttaGGCAAATCAGCCGGTGTCTTCACGTTACAGGAAAGTTAACTCAATCGAAACATTAAATTGCAAACATTTTAAAGGATAAATCTtctgaaataattcaaattaatgCTTACCATTTTCGAGCGATGCACACGCCGACTCCATTTTGTTCAATTCGTGATCTCGCACAGGAGCATACGAAAAAAACTAGTTCCCGTAGAAGATATCTCCTAGCTTGAGCTTAAGCTTGAAAGAGATGCATGCCTGCAAAGAAAAATGATGATCGGAAATGTGAAAACAGTTCCACAAACttgacagtttttaaaacttatttaaaaacttcAGAATCCTTTTGGTTTAATGTTTGAAATGGGTGTAATCGATCAGCGATTCTCAGAAACATTTTATCATCATGAAAtgtataactaaaaaaaaagttcggacAATATTTACCTGCAGTTTTTCAGTGgccattttatcttttcttcaaGGAGTTACCTGAAAATAGAAATAACGAGGATCAAACAATGCTTTCCAGTAAATGCAGAGAAAAATTAGAAGAAAGGATTTTTCAGCTGGCCGTTCTTATAAATTTAATCATGTTTTCATTTTAGATAAAGAACAATCATCATGTTAACACAAACgctgataatttaaaaaaataacgttCAAATTACCTTTTCATCCATCGGGCTTCCGAAATTTGCTCTGCACGAATATCCTAGGCACATCAATGCCTTCCTTCGGATTAACGGTCCTTCGATGAATGTAGTTATTTACTACGGTTTCAAATCCAGCATCTCGGAACAAACGCTCAACTTCTGCATCGGCAAAGAAATAACTTCTCGTGCCATCTTGCCGCATGTAGAAGTTTTCACCTATCTTGTTACCGGCTTTGAAGCGTAGCTGGGCCATATCGTACAGACCATAGTCCCGGAACAGCACCATTCCGCCAGGTTTCAACAACCGGAACAAATTGCGGGCTACTGTAGCAAATTTGCCCGGGTGAATGGCAGACAACACAAAAATCGAGGTAATCAAATCCAAGCTCCCGGGTTCAACAGTCTGGAACACATCGTCAGTCGTTATATCGCATGGGAAGGCTTTGATGTGTTGCTCATTGTATAGGTTATGTTGCTTCACCAGCTCAACAGCACGTGGAGACAAATCGCATGCATAGATGAAATAATGTCCGATTCCTTCTTCTAATAGCGGAAATACCAAGTTACCCACGCCGCATCCTATTTCCAGCAATCGCTTCAGTTCTGCTGTCGCACCGGATCCGGAAGTCGTTCCGTCACAAAGCAGCTCCTCAAATTCTCGTGTCGTCCAGTGACGATCCTTGAAGAATCGGGTCTCGTTACGTTTGTAAAACAAGTCCCAGTGTTTGCGGGCTTCCAGCTCAAGCTTTCGCGACTGGAAGTCCGAGACCATCCGTTTGTTCTGCTCCTGTAACAGCCTTTGTTCCGCTTCCGACAGAACTTTGGTGCTGTTAGTTACGGCGTCATCCAAATTGAAAGCAGTGCTTTTACGGGATTCAAAAAGATTCGATTCGTTCTCGTCTGCCATTATGGCAAATACCGATTTAATTTTACATAACtcacttgaattttaagaaaactttaGATGCGTAAATTTAAGGAAACGACCTCAAAAACAACTTGACACGTTGTTGTACGAAAACGAaatgaacgatttggacagcgGCTGCGGCGGTTTCGATTTTGTGTATTGGCAGCGGTACTGATTTTTGACAGTTGTTCAAGCGGATATTGGGAGCGCGTTCACAGCATTGCGGGTCAGGTTCAACTTGAGGGGTAGCTTGATgtacactttttttcaaattggcggtttttttttagcaattttaaaCCGCATAGAAAGTTCTTAGGCCGATGATATAGCGAGAGCCGGCGAATGCGATTGAATGCGCCTAAGCACATTTGAttaaaatgtatgtgaatcgcttaaatcCGACATACTCAACGAAGCGAATGTTTGATGTTTAATCAGTTTAATGTACTCTGATCTCTCTTCAATTGTCAAATAAATACTTCGCCTTTTACTAAAGATTTCTGTTCTTTTAaggaagaatgacagcttgctgatAAATTCCTTGAATAAAAGGTTAAATGTTTAATGtggtttaatgtttaatgtttaatgtttaatgtttaatgtttaatgtttaatttttaatgtttaatgtttaatgtttaatgtttaatgtttaatgtttaatgtttaatgtttaatgtttaatgtttaatgtttaatgtttaatgtttaatgtttaatgtttaatgtttaatgtttaatgtttaatgtttaatgtttaatgtttaatgtttaatgtttaatgtttaatgtttaatgtttaatgtttaatgtttaatgtttaatgtttaatgtttaatgtttaatgtttaatgtttaatgtttaatgtttaatgtttaatgtttaatgtttaatgtttaatgtttaatgtttaatgtttaatgtttaatgtttaatgtttaatgtttaatgtttaatgtttaatgtttaatgtttaatgtttaatgtttaatgtttaatgtttaatgtttaatgtttaatgtttaatgtttaatgtttaatgtttaatgtttaatgtttaatgtttaatgtttaatgtttaatgtttaatgtttaatgtttaatgtttaatgtttaatgtttaatgtttaatgtttaatgtttaatgtttaatgtttaatgtttaatgtttaatgtttaatgtttaatgtttaatgtttaatgtttaatgtttaatgtttaatgtttaatgtttaatgtttaatgtttaatgtttaatgtttaatgtttaatgtttaatgtttaatgtttaatgtttaatgtttaatgtttaatgtttaatgtttaatgtttaatgtttaatgtttaatgtttaatgtttaatgtttaatgtttaatgtttaatgtttaatgtttaatgtttaa
It includes:
- the LOC129745078 gene encoding tRNA N(3)-methylcytidine methyltransferase METTL6, which codes for MADENESNLFESRKSTAFNLDDAVTNSTKVLSEAEQRLLQEQNKRMVSDFQSRKLELEARKHWDLFYKRNETRFFKDRHWTTREFEELLCDGTTSGSGATAELKRLLEIGCGVGNLVFPLLEEGIGHYFIYACDLSPRAVELVKQHNLYNEQHIKAFPCDITTDDVFQTVEPGSLDLITSIFVLSAIHPGKFATVARNLFRLLKPGGMVLFRDYGLYDMAQLRFKAGNKIGENFYMRQDGTRSYFFADAEVERLFRDAGFETVVNNYIHRRTVNPKEGIDVPRIFVQSKFRKPDG